CTTCGGCGGGAAAGGTGCAGTAAACACCACCTTCATCAAAGAATTCTAAAAAAAGCCCGGAGTAAAATCCGGGTTATTTTATTTCTTGTTGACTTCCTTCAAGAAGTCTTCGTATTCGTAGATGTAATCTTCGGCTTCGTAATGTTCTGAAGCAAGAACCATACACACGGCACCGGAGGAGAAGTTCTCGATTTCACGCCAGGTCATGGTGGGAATGAACAAGCCCTTGTAGGAACGGTTCAATTGGAACTTCTGACGTGTCTTACCATCGTCAAGAATCACGTCGAAACTACCGCTGGCTGCAAAAATCAGCTGACGGAGCTTTCGATGGGCATGGCCGCCGCGAGTAGATCCACCCGGCACATCGTAGAGGTAGTAAACACGCTTGATATCGAAGGGGACCAGCTGGCCACCTTCAACAACGCTCAAGTTACCACGTTCATCATGGACGATGGGGATGTCAATCAGTTGCGGTTCGTTCCAATTCATGCCCATAAATTACAAAAAATCCGTAAAAAGCGGACCAAAGGTGCCGGTTCAACAGATAAAACGTTGAAAAAACTGTGGAAATTTCTATATATGGGTCACAACTTAGCGTATGTCGTGTTAAGCTCTACCAACATACGTGTTAACCAAAGAGCTTCCTTTAACGAGGTTAATATGTCCTCTTTCCGTGGACCTAAGGGCAAGGTTGCCCGTTCCT
The DNA window shown above is from Fibrobacter sp. and carries:
- a CDS encoding FdtA/QdtA family cupin domain-containing protein, producing the protein MNWNEPQLIDIPIVHDERGNLSVVEGGQLVPFDIKRVYYLYDVPGGSTRGGHAHRKLRQLIFAASGSFDVILDDGKTRQKFQLNRSYKGLFIPTMTWREIENFSSGAVCMVLASEHYEAEDYIYEYEDFLKEVNKK